Below is a genomic region from Carassius auratus strain Wakin chromosome 2, ASM336829v1, whole genome shotgun sequence.
GCATTGTGTTTATGTCATAAGTCCTTCAGATGCACAGATCTCCTCGCTAGATCGTTGATACTTCCAGAGATCTTTCTCGGTCTGATCAGTTTTTAGATGAACTGCACGCTTAGGACGTGAGAGGAGGAAGTTCAGTCCTGTGCTTCAAGTTTTCCCGACAGGAACACAAAGATGGCGCTCACTGTTAGTGTTAGAGCACCTCCAGCCTGAACTGTGCTGTTATCATTGAGCTGTAaaaaaaataccccccccccaaaaaaaggtaGCTCAACCTAAATTGCTATTTTGAATGGGTTAGATTGCTTGCACTCATGGCATGCTGATGCATGCAAATAATCAATTCAGGTTTTCTACAAAAGTATCTACAGCTTGTGTGACCTGCATGATACTAAAccttacttaaagggttagttcaccctaaaatgaaaattatcatttgtcgttccaaacccgtaagacctctgtttatcttctgaacacattttaagatattttagatttagtctgagagctctcagtccctccattgaagctgtgtgtacggtatactgtccatgtccagaaaggtaagaaaaacataatcaaagtagtccatgtgacatcagagggtcagttagaatttgttgaatcatcgaaaatgcattttggtccaaaaagtacaactttattcagcattgtcttctcttccgggtctgttgtgagtgtgacCGTTGATGTAcgatgctgctgacgtgttttctggtgcgcccaataacaaagataacacatcagcagcgccactgcagtgttgtgaacacgatcacaacagacccggaagagaagacaatcttacgggtttggaacgacatgagataATGAcatgagtcattaattacatgattttcatttttgggtgaactaaccctttaatgatcTGACTATTCAAACAAGTGTCTTTTTTTTCAATGCTTAATTTTTCAGCCTGATGAAATCGATATCATTGTTGGCAAAGACCGAGAGGGCTTCTTCACCAGTGGGCTGACTCTAGGGAAAAAGAAGTGCTCTGTGATCAGAGACAGCCTTCCGTTGGAAGGGGACTGGACGATGGACATCAGGACAAAGAGTCACAATGGAGAGCCGACATACAATGTTTCCATAGGCAGAGCTGGCAAAGGTAAACTATACGAGTGATGTGTTTATTTTAGCACACAAATAAGCATTTGATCAGTTATCTATGTCTGCTCAGAACAGGTATTAGTATAGATTAGCCTGGGAAATGTCTAATTCCTTACGATTTTTCATAACTAATTTAAGAAAATGAGCCTTAGTGCTGAGACGTGCCCACTCATACAGTCTGCCTTTGTGGTCCTCTTTTTGAATATAAGGAAGGTATAGTTTTAAGCCAGTGTAATCTTCTGTCCCCCACTCATCCTTTCTGAAAAACACCCAAGCGCTGGATTTCAGCGCTGTGCATGTACAAGCTTTTCTTGATCTAACAGGTTTCTTAAACCGCGTGTGAGATTTTCCTTCTCCCTATCACTGTTTAATGAATCCGACCCTGAGCTATCAATCTTCTGGTTGTGCGGTAAACACCCCTCCACACCCTATTATCTAAGTTTGATAAATCATCAGGGCGCTAGTCAAGTGGACACTGATTATTTGATATACAATCCCTTTTGGTTTTAGAGATCTGACTGAATAAACAAAGATGGGTTGCTTGTATTACACCCAGCGTGTTTAACACGCGTTCAGTACACAACACCGCATCAGTGTGTTCCTACGAAAGCTAAATAATTCTAAGAGatttagggtgtgtgtgtgtgtggggcagTCGAAGGTCCTTAGGAATGTGGCAGCGTCAAATTCCTCTTCCTATTTCCTCTTTCCTGTACACTAAAATATCTCTACAAAGCTCAAGCGGCCAACTTCAGACTTTACTTGTCAAAATCTCTGATTAACTTTCCTCTACTTGGTTGCTTTTAATGGTGAAGCGCATGTGCATGCAAACACTTCTGATTGCAATTGTGATTCTCTTACTCCTCTGTTTCATGATTGTTCCCTTTTTTCCCCCTAACCACGGCACTTCTCAACTTTCCCCTTCTCTATTTCTTCTCTTTCAGTCTTGGTTCTTGTAATGGGCAAAGAAGGGGTCCATGGAGGCGGATTGAATAAGAAGGCATACTCAATGGCAAAATACTTGAGGGATTCAGGGTTCTAATGTAATTAAGCTTGTTTAGTTTCACTTGAGGgacagaaagaagaaagaagtTTGCTGTTAAGCTTTCTCCTTCAAGCAGTTAATGTCTTGGAAAAATTTAATAGCAATCAAGGAAAGAATGGTGATAATATCCTATAATGTCCCCGTGTCATCGGGgggaaagactttttttttttttttttttttttttttcagttttgttcatttgtcatcttttttctttccttaTGTACTCCAGTGTTGGTTATAGTCATGGGAAAGGAAGGTACCCACGGAGGATCGCTCAACAAGAAAGCATTTAGCATGGCTGAGTACCTGAGGAAAGTAGGATACTAAAGCAGCCCCTTCCCATCCATCCACACAGCAGCTCACTTTAATACACCGCTCCACACTTCCCACCCACTCACCCTCATCCTCGCCCCCTTTTTGTCAACTTGACAGCACTACCAGAAAAGTTAGTAGATGCATCCATCATTGTCTTTCTCCAAATCTATCtgtccattttttttaatgaagttctCCTTTTGTTTAATGCTCCATGTCCTTTAGTTGATCTTTTGTGTGCCACACTAAATCAAGCATGTTGGTTTTATGAAGGTTCAATCACAAACACTACTGTACATACCATAGGTGTAAAAATGaaggtttttaaaaaagaatTGGACGACCCAAATTGTGTAAATTCACAAGTTAAGGCACTACattgtccatttttttttcttaggcaCTGCTAATGAACCAGCTTAGATAGATTGACGCCTCTCGAGTGCTTTGAGCCCTTGCTGAGCTCTCATGGTCTTCCTTGTATACAGCATGTCCAGGATGGAACAAGTGCATGCATATCTTTTAGATCAATATCACATTTTCCAGTAGCTAACCACACCACCTTGTCTCAGCTTTGAGAATGAAGTTAACCAGTCAcgtaacacttttcttttttcttattgttattgtttttctattcttttcttGGTTTGATCCTGAATTCATTTAGTAAGCACATCTTCCCCTGCCCTTGTGAACTGCACCACTTTTGCCCCAGCTACTATTACATGCCCTCGACCTTCTTTAGTTTGAAAACCTTAAATCAAATGCTTTTGCTGTTGTATTTGGATGTGGTCTTGTAAGTCATTGGTCTAATGTTGGAATATGTTGAGTGTGGTGGCAGATCAGCATTTACAAGGTTTGGGTTAAGTTGTTTCTCAAGAGCCTTTGCATCCCGGACTCTGTATGGACATTCCATCACTACAATAGCTCGGCCACTTATAATTTTTGTTTGCCAGCTcctgtaaaatgtatttcttcttgtcctttttttttttttttaagacaaagtGCTGCCATCCCAATGTACCTCTGGTTCTGTCCATTTCACTTTGGGTTCTCTAATAGGACCAATTTTTTTGTTGCATCCAATGGGATTAACAGAATTGCTCCAAACTATTGTGAAGGATGACTGCTAGCTTCATCTGTTGCCGACTTTATAACACTAAATTTTCCACACTTCAGATACACAATGTAACACCAAGCTCATTTGTATTAAACACTATTACTGGCTTAacagtttgaaattaaaaatcaaatgtatATCTACCTGAAAATTCCTCTCATGAATGTCTTGAATAGATGAAATGGCAGTCTTATTGTTAACGTGTCACCTTAAACATTTTTGACTTTTAATCCGTTATTTTCAAGAATGAAACCATTTGGAAGTCATTGCCTTGTAAACTACTTAATTGCGATGTATCAAACTGTCATAGCACGGTacaaatgcttcattaaatagacaaaaaaaaaaaaaaaaaaagatgctgaaGTAAACTGTGtacactaactttttttttctgggatatGGTGGTATTAGTTGGAAAAAGATCACTAGTTGAAGTCAGTTGTATTGTGGAAACTTGTTAAATAAAGCTGTGTATCCTGTGCCATAATGTAGATCTGATCTGTTGCTACTGTGAGATGGATTTTAACTGCTGCCCTTGAGAGGAGTCGATTCTTCAGTGGCACCTTTGGGCTATTTGGCATCAGTTCAACCTCCAGGGCATGTGGAAAAAATGTACAGATTAAAGAAAAGATAAAATTGTCTAATTCTCTCCCTTCTTACATTAGACCAGCTGATATTCAACTCAATTAAAGtgcaaggaaagaaaaaaaatgccatgATTTAACCACCTTGTTTACAGACGGATCAAATAAACCTATTCCAACCAGAAAACTGATTTTGTTCACTTGTCTGACTTCAAGCGTCTACACATCAGTTTGTAGAAAATTAAGTTTAGATTACAagtttatattaattattgtCATTGACGTGTGAGACTGAAGGGGTCGCTATAATCACACAACCTCAGATGACTCGGTTTAATCCTATTGCCGGTAAAATTAGCCTATCTGATGTAAAGAGTTTGTTTTATACGCCACAACATATAATTTGACACTTGAGGATGTCATTTAGTTTTGAAACCAGCAAACGTAggcatacatacataatatgaGCTATACTTACTTGCACGCACAGTACTGTAAAAGACATTGTTTCTGAAGTTGTGTGTTGTATCAAAAagtgcaatattgtgaaatattacaatttaaaataaccattttcgatttgaatagattttaaactGGAATGTATTCCtgtgcaaagctgtattttcagcatcgttactccagtttttagtgtcacgtgatctttcagaaatcattctaataagatcTCCAGAGATCTGTGCACGCCCctgcttttgatcaaattaatgcatccttgaaggATAAAAGTACTGGGGGGAAGGAAAAGAAAATTCTTACtgactctaaacttttgaacagtagtgtataatgttacaaaatctttctaaaaaataacaatttgtgaaaaaaaagaaagaaagaaaaaactgtttttgaaaaaaaattcttactgtcCAAAActtgaccagtaacgttagttaagtcacacacacacaaataggtgGATAAGCTCACATACTCATGCACAACCCTTCTTTCCCCTCACTAGGCTTTTTAACAGGTGTCTCTGATTTGCCAAACGTGCCCTAATTGTAGACGTAAGATCTTGTATATTTCAGCTGCTCGAGCTGACCCCGGGTTTCGCGACACTACAGTGGTGTGGTGCGTGTGCAAAACGGCCTTGTCGAATGGCGTTTAAAGCGAAACCAATCCTGACGTGTTGTATATTCATTCGGCTTAGCTTTATTACAGTTAGTGGTTTTGCGGTATTTCATGAGGGAAAACGGTTTGATTCAGCGGGATATTTTAATAAGAATGCACGAACAATAGAGTCATTTGATCGAGGGGACCAGAAGCCGAAATCTGCAGCACAGGTTGGGCGTCTTCTCATTTGGCAAGACCAATCTTCAAAATcacatggtggtggtagtgtccgGTTTTCTTCGGACTTCAGTTCTAACAATCAACCCGATGAGAACACAAACCAATCGGAGGATTCAGGTAAAAATGTCCCTGTGATTtgcttaattaatttgtatttatttaagtcACTAAATTATAgaataaaaaatgttagcctgaatgcactgcaagtatCTTTGGATAAAGGGTCtactaaatgcatgcatttaaattgaatttaaaatgttcaaatattagGTCGTTTCTGAATGAATAGATGGATACTTGCAGCAGTTGCTCAAGATGTCTTTGATCCTTGCAAAGAGATTGTTTTTAATAGCATGTTAACTATTCCAATTTGGAGTTGTCTTTCTGTTCACCTTTTCTGCATCTTCTTTCAATAGGCTGGATGAAGCTGCAACATCTTGGGGAACAGGTTTATGGTCTAAACACCCTGTATACTCCATCAGTGGAAAGGCTACTTGGAATGAAACCCAAGGTGGATTGTGTTGGAGATTTGATGAAATTGACAGTTCATGGACGAGAGGCTCCTTTTGGGTCCAACTTTCTTATTGATCGAGGTTTGCTTCTCCATtgacctgattaaaaaaaaaaacagtactttattttcattaaaatatatatatatatatatttttgttcttcTTTAGGAAGCATCCCACCGCTTCCATTGGTGCATTTGCCCTCGGAATGTGGTCATATTTTTTTGAGAACATGGAGAGACTTTGTTTTCACTATACCATATAATGGATGTTACGTATCACAAGAggtttgtttatattttgatgTAAATTTGAGTATAGCATGTATGATCTCTTCTAACTTCCCTCCTTTGTTTTCAGAGAGACACTTTTGTTCTTCCTTTACTTTGGTGGGGATTGCCTGTGAAAATGTCTTGTTCCTCCCTGACCTCGACAGAAAGTGAGCCAATGGTCTCCTGCTACAGTAATGGTATGATTGTGAGGCTGAATAGTAGAGGAGTTTCTGAAAACCTGAAGATCAAAGGTAAAACAAAGGTCCATGCTTGTTTACATAGGTTAATGTGAGCTTTACAGGTATAAATTTAGTTAATTCTGCTTAAACCtaggaatgaatgaatggcagccTCTTCTGAAAGTGTCTGCTAGATGTGGATACAGCCTGGTGTCACATCCAGAAGGTGTGGTCATCCATGCCCCATATATGCCATGCATGGAGCCAAAGGTATTAAACATGATCTACATTTTTACCTGAATTTCATTCAGTCACTCATAATGGAATACACTAACCTTTTGCCTTACTTTACAGGATGGGATGTTCACTTTCAGCATGGCAACAGAGAGTGAGTTTAATCTGTCCTGCCCAGCACTGTCACAAAGTCTTCCTATAAGTGCACCTGATCTTGCACATGAAAATGAACTAATTTCTGTACCTCATGCTCTGACTTCAACAACACTCCCTCCCACCACAATTTCTACAACTACTAAAATTACTCCACCAAAATGGGCACCAACAACAAGTTCAACAACTTCCACAAGTTCAGTTCAGAAGTTGGCTTCTCCTCCCTTCCCTCATTACATCCCTGGCCAACCTGTTCCTCCTAGTTACCCTTTCCTCCTTTTTCCTCCAAACATACCACCAAAGATTCTACCTCCAGGTCCCAAAATTGTGGGTCCTCCAACTGCTATTACCAAAAGGCCACAAGCACAGGTTTATACAAAACGTCCTCAAACTTGGTACCCTTGGTACCCTAAGCCCAGCTTGGGACTTACCCGTGATACCAGTCATCAAAGTGCAGCTGGGTCACATTATCCAAGAAAACCTTTGATGGTCCCAATCACTCCCCTACTAAAACCAACAGGTAATCCTCAAGATCAGTTGACTTTCACCACAAGCATGGTCCCTCCTTTGCAGTGGGTGCCTTTGTATCCTCCCAGCAATATGATACATCCTTTATATCCTGGAAAACCTGAATTTGTGTCTACCTCCTCAGCAGTCTTTCCTCAAGTCCCCTACCGGTCTCATCACTCCCAAATCATACAAAGACCCTCTGAACCACATTCTCCACCAAAACCAGAGTCTAAAACACCTATACCTGCCCCTACAAGAAAAACAGGACCACAGCTCCTCCAATCTCTGTGGTACAAACCCTTCCCACCACATCGTTTCGAAATGCCACCTGTTCCTACAAAAGTTCTACATAGTAAAACCATTTCGACCTATGGGGCTGTTACTTCCAGTGCAACAACGTATTCAGAAGAGCCTGAACAAGCTTTAAAACCAAAAGCTTTTGTGCTTCCATACAAATCGGATGTTAAGTGTCCTCCTATGAACTTTCAATTAGCTTTAAGCCCAAGCACTGATTCTACCCCTTCACTCCCCAAACTTCAAGTTGTTCACACCCATACCCCAATAAAGGCTCCATCAACTCTAATTAGTTCATCCCATGCATGTTCTTTTCACTGCCAAACTTCCTGTTCCGGACCCCCTTCAATTGTCTACCACCACCACAACCATCACCATTTTGGTCATCCTTTTCAAATGTCTAAACTTGACATTTCAAGTGTGACCAAAATCAAAGGCCAGATGTTGTCATCTCCTTTTGAATCTCCTGGTTCAAATCTTCTTTCCCTTATTCAGGCTATGGGTTATAATCATGGCCAACTTTCCTCTCAACATACAGCTGTACCACCAGCTTCAGATTATACAGCAATGCAATATTTGGTGGAGAATCCCCTCTTTAAGGATACCGATGCCCCTGTTACTTCACAGTATTTGACCGAGCCAACCATGTCGCCCTACATTTTTAGGAAGTTGGAATCCACTGCTCCTCCTCCACAGTCTACAATGAAACCTGCGAATGTTGCTCCCGTTATACATCCTTTGGGACCTTCTAAGCTGCATTCTAGACTCTTACAAAACAGACCAGTTGCTGAACCTCTTGATTATTCAGACCGAAGCCCAGACCCAGCAGTGAACCAGCCTGAGATAAAGCGGTATTTCTCCCCGTGGGGCCATGACACGCAGCCAATGTTAGTTGCTCCAAATAATGTTCCCTCTTTTGAGGAAATGGTCCAACATGACATTTCTTCAAAACCTACAATGCCTCCAACCAATGgcaaaaatgtgtttatgaatTACTGGTATCAAGCTTATAATTCGAATGCCAAGCCCTCCATGTCTAATTTTCCCACAAAAAACTCTTTTACCCAGATGCTATTGCCTCCGCTATccaataatcaaatcaaatcgtCAAATTGGTCTCCTCAACCAGAGCAAAGTCATGGTAAGACCCCTCCACTACAACAGATTTTTCAGCCCTTGATGCAGTTTCACAACTCTGTGCCAGTAATCAGCCCTGAGCTGCATTTCCCTCCAAATGGAGAATCCATCCAAATTCCAGCAGTTAGGAGGCCAAGATTATTTGAGACTCACTGGGTTCCTGCTGTTCAATCTAAAAAGGATTCGGAGATAGCTGGAAATGGTGCTAACTTGCAATAAAAGAGTTTAAGTGGAAAAACTGTTATTGGATTTTCTTTTTGGTTGTCACACTGTTTTAAATTGGTGTTATTCATCAGGCATATGAAATGTGTACAAGAGGTTGAGGATGGTTTGAATGTTTATATCAGCGTTCCTGTAGAGCCACTTTCCAGCAGAGTTAGAGTTGACTTTCCAGCAAACCAGATAGCAATGGTCTGTGTATTCGGGGTTATCTCTACCAGAAACCCTAGGTCACTTTCTTAGAGGAGaaagttactaaaaaaaaaatgtatgtgcccATACCTCAGTTTGCCTTCAATCtgacaatgtttttattgtaaaatgacaGTTCAGCAGAGTTAATACATTTTGAATGGGCTCCGTATTAGAATGGGAACATTACCTATGATGCACAAAATTGCATTAGAAAAAcaccatttataaaaaaatacaaaaaaatctgtGTCTCACTTATGAATGTTGTATAGGCCcatttaaaatatacagtgtCCATGAACAGACTTTTTCCTCGAAGCCATTTCTGTGAAGAGTGTGATAAAGATATGACTCCCATCCTGTGACAGAATGACATCAATAAGTGATCATTCCTAATGGGAGATGATCGGTGAGATCTTACGATGAAAATCCGCACAAACCTTTTTTTGTTATTGAACATTTCAAACTATTTTCATAATTTGAAAGGTGAAAATGCTGCTTATTATAAAATGTCCTAAACACAGATTCATTAAcagttacattttattacacTACCACAGTAACAGGCACAGCCTTTATTGATTAACAAAAAGGGCAGTTTTGTTTATACTAGTGACCTACTGCACTTACTAGTTTGGTGGCTACCTCAGAACAAGATTAGTTAATGTCATCCGTATATGGTCATGAAATTTTACCAggtcagaaatgtttattttttcctggACAAATGGGAGCGAGGAAAACCGGCTTTAAAAGAACAGGTGTTTTTTCTGACGGTGCTGCATCTACTGCTGGCCCTTCTGTTGCAGGGACCTCCCTCTTTACAACAGCAGCTAGCTTTGGCACCACCTCAACTGATTCGGCTGATTCAGAGGATTCTGCCGAGAGCAGGCCGCTGGCCGAGGGGTCATGGATTGCTGTCAGCTTGTGATGTTTGAGGCTGTGGATGGAAGGGTTGTGCTGAGGTCCAAAGGTGTGTGCATGCAGAAGTTTTTGGACTTGCACTGTGGCGTTGCTTGCTGGATCCACAGCTTGGGTCTgtcatgaataaaataataataaaattgtatagtGTGAGTAACTTTAGCTTAACCTGAGTTTAAGGTTTCAAGGTGATGGATGTAATTTATATGCCAATATTGGTACCAAATGGAAATTTGGTCTATTTGGTGGATGAACTGCGCCAGtcatgtaatgtaaaaataatagaaaaaatacaaCAAACTTAACACTGCAGGTTGTGTCTCTGATTTAATATAAATCCAATTACTGATTAAAAGCAGGCATTGCATTCTCAACATGAACAGATTTTACATTGTAAGTGCACATTGTGTTAATGTGAAATAATAAAGAGATATTTACTGGGCCAAAGATTTTGCAGTCAACATCATTCAGTTTGGCAGAACCTTCAGCTAGACAGAGGCCATGGATCTAAAAATAGTCACAGATATGGATTAGACATCAACATGTAAGACGGTTCAACCCATTTTGCTTCTGTAATCTGATGTTATTTCTAAACAAAAGAGGATATTAAAAAATGTAGGACGAGACTTGATTTTATGTGTGGGATTTGATCATAAAAAGCAGCCATGCAGAATGGGACGGGTGGGGTTTAAAAATGAAGAGGGCCTGGTGAAATCATCTGAAAAGTAAAGTCACCTCAAAGGTTTAGCAACAATGTCCTATGCACAATAAACCAGGAAAGTGttttcagaaattaaaaagaggcatttgcttttaatgttgactttgacacacaAAGCCAAAGTTTTTCTCTCTCAAAGATTTTTCAATTTTCTTACAGCAACATTGTGATTCTGAGGAATGCATATATCATCATCTTGACTTGTGCAGTTTGTCCCAATAATGGCATATTCTGCAAAGTACCGGGGTCCACCACTGGcaatctgtggaaaaaaaaatcagaaaacagCACCACATGTCTATTGGGAGCTTTATCGTCTGAAGATAATTTTTAGTACTTCATGTTCATTACCTGGGATGTTATGCGTCCAATTTCAAGGAGTGCAAACTTTGTGTttagagtattatttttattgaaataatctAAAGAGGATGCAATGAGTTGGAGGCCATCGGTGTCATTTAAACGAACGAGTTGAGGGCAGCCTAAGCATTCATTTGATTCtagacacaacaacaaaaaacatctcCTCTCTGTGATCAGATCACAAGTGCATTTGTTTTACAGTGCTCTTTTGTCCTCTTACCCGTCTCAGTTTTACACTTGAATGCCACAACAGACAGACCTTGAGTTGTATTTGCAAGTACAAAATCACAATCTGCCTCAACTGCCTAGAAGAGAGCCAAAAAGATACTTGATTCATTGCAATATAACATTTCTAAAAGTACACATAAATAAAGTTGGCTCTCACCGTATTAACTTTTTGTCTGACTGGACAAAGGCTCACTGGCGTTGGATCCAAGACATGACACGTAGTTTCCAGAAAATCCAACTCCAGATGATACGTATCCGCTTGAAGTGGCTTCAGAAAGACATCTGAATCTTAAAAGCCCCATTTATACCAGTG
It encodes:
- the LOC113038932 gene encoding profilin-2-like isoform X2 codes for the protein MSWQSYVDNLMADGSCQDAAIVGYTDAKYVWASSEGGTFSGITPDEIDIIVGKDREGFFTSGLTLGKKKCSVIRDSLPLEGDWTMDIRTKSHNGEPTYNVSIGRAGKVLVLVMGKEGVHGGGLNKKAYSMAKYLRDSGF
- the LOC113038932 gene encoding profilin-2-like isoform X1; translated protein: MSWQSYVDNLMADGSCQDAAIVGYTDAKYVWASSEGGTFSGITPDEIDIIVGKDREGFFTSGLTLGKKKCSVIRDSLPLEGDWTMDIRTKSHNGEPTYNVSIGRAGKVLVIVMGKEGTHGGSLNKKAFSMAEYLRKVGY
- the LOC113038903 gene encoding extensin-like, which encodes MAFKAKPILTCCIFIRLSFITVSGFAVFHEGKRFDSAGYFNKNARTIESFDRGDQKPKSAAQVGRLLIWQDQSSKSHGGGSVRFSSDFSSNNQPDENTNQSEDSGWMKLQHLGEQVYGLNTLYTPSVERLLGMKPKVDCVGDLMKLTVHGREAPFGSNFLIDRGSIPPLPLVHLPSECGHIFLRTWRDFVFTIPYNGCYVSQERDTFVLPLLWWGLPVKMSCSSLTSTESEPMVSCYSNGMIVRLNSRGVSENLKIKGMNEWQPLLKVSARCGYSLVSHPEGVVIHAPYMPCMEPKDGMFTFSMATESEFNLSCPALSQSLPISAPDLAHENELISVPHALTSTTLPPTTISTTTKITPPKWAPTTSSTTSTSSVQKLASPPFPHYIPGQPVPPSYPFLLFPPNIPPKILPPGPKIVGPPTAITKRPQAQVYTKRPQTWYPWYPKPSLGLTRDTSHQSAAGSHYPRKPLMVPITPLLKPTGNPQDQLTFTTSMVPPLQWVPLYPPSNMIHPLYPGKPEFVSTSSAVFPQVPYRSHHSQIIQRPSEPHSPPKPESKTPIPAPTRKTGPQLLQSLWYKPFPPHRFEMPPVPTKVLHSKTISTYGAVTSSATTYSEEPEQALKPKAFVLPYKSDVKCPPMNFQLALSPSTDSTPSLPKLQVVHTHTPIKAPSTLISSSHACSFHCQTSCSGPPSIVYHHHNHHHFGHPFQMSKLDISSVTKIKGQMLSSPFESPGSNLLSLIQAMGYNHGQLSSQHTAVPPASDYTAMQYLVENPLFKDTDAPVTSQYLTEPTMSPYIFRKLESTAPPPQSTMKPANVAPVIHPLGPSKLHSRLLQNRPVAEPLDYSDRSPDPAVNQPEIKRYFSPWGHDTQPMLVAPNNVPSFEEMVQHDISSKPTMPPTNGKNVFMNYWYQAYNSNAKPSMSNFPTKNSFTQMLLPPLSNNQIKSSNWSPQPEQSHGKTPPLQQIFQPLMQFHNSVPVISPELHFPPNGESIQIPAVRRPRLFETHWVPAVQSKKDSEIAGNGANLQ